Proteins encoded within one genomic window of Salipaludibacillus agaradhaerens:
- a CDS encoding iron chaperone, with the protein MEIFADYLATIDNPQHRSRMEEVLTWVMNTYPNLTPKIAWNQPMFTDHGTFIIGFSVAKRHMAVAPEKAGINHFADDIVQAGYDHTKELVRIMWDRPVDFSLLKKMIAFNINDKAECSTFWRK; encoded by the coding sequence ATGGAGATTTTTGCAGATTATTTAGCGACGATTGATAATCCGCAACATCGGAGTCGAATGGAGGAAGTTTTAACTTGGGTAATGAACACATACCCAAACTTAACACCGAAAATTGCGTGGAACCAGCCTATGTTTACAGATCATGGCACATTTATTATTGGTTTTAGCGTAGCAAAACGTCATATGGCGGTTGCCCCTGAGAAGGCAGGGATTAATCATTTTGCAGATGACATTGTTCAAGCTGGTTACGACCATACGAAGGAGTTGGTTCGTATTATGTGGGATAGACCCGTGGACTTCTCTTTACTAAAGAAAATGATAGCATTTAATATTAATGATAAAGCCGAATGTTCAACTTTTTGGAGAAAATAG
- a CDS encoding DUF5366 family protein: MKNAYLTSHFPLISIILFSLAGSIYLERMTIYYLQSIGLYSGMIEFFSEQGIHLTLLFVMWLFFFMFFAALKLIANTVNELSLLFFSKDEVGTDLTNIRRGSWIFLIGSIGSVIASFDLYVLLGTFLLSCFVYFIYFIYKVSVSLSAPALIALIFFHIFFWFAFVMAVGYAIIKLYNSLIASLPV, from the coding sequence ATGAAAAACGCTTATTTAACAAGCCATTTTCCGCTTATATCTATTATTTTATTTAGTTTAGCGGGTTCGATATATTTAGAAAGAATGACCATTTATTATTTACAATCTATTGGTTTATATAGTGGGATGATTGAATTTTTCTCTGAACAAGGCATTCATTTAACACTATTATTTGTTATGTGGTTATTTTTCTTTATGTTTTTTGCAGCACTCAAGCTCATTGCCAATACAGTCAATGAGTTATCTTTACTCTTTTTTTCTAAGGATGAGGTAGGTACTGACTTAACCAATATTCGAAGAGGGTCATGGATTTTTCTCATAGGAAGTATCGGATCGGTTATTGCTTCCTTTGATTTGTATGTATTATTAGGGACGTTTTTACTTTCATGTTTTGTCTATTTTATTTATTTTATTTATAAGGTAAGTGTTTCTCTATCAGCTCCTGCATTGATTGCCCTGATTTTCTTTCACATATTTTTTTGGTTTGCGTTTGTAATGGCTGTAGGCTATGCCATTATAAAATTGTATAATAGTTTAATCGCTAGCTTGCCCGTCTAA
- a CDS encoding antibiotic biosynthesis monooxygenase family protein, which yields MYVVMNELYVPVEGRENVAKRFAESSEKMKHVPGCLDFMFLNPEDNSHYQIVLTKWDSKLDYENWINSDAFKRAHKKRRENLDKSPTSGNKIYAYEAVHYL from the coding sequence ATGTATGTGGTGATGAATGAGCTATATGTCCCAGTTGAGGGAAGAGAGAATGTAGCGAAACGTTTTGCAGAAAGCTCTGAAAAAATGAAACATGTTCCTGGCTGCCTTGATTTTATGTTTTTAAACCCAGAAGATAACAGTCATTATCAAATTGTCTTAACAAAATGGGATTCGAAATTAGACTACGAGAACTGGATTAATAGTGATGCATTTAAGCGAGCTCATAAAAAAAGGCGTGAAAACCTCGATAAAAGCCCTACATCAGGTAACAAAATTTATGCTTATGAAGCTGTCCATTACTTATAA